One Owenweeksia hongkongensis DSM 17368 genomic region harbors:
- a CDS encoding DUF779 domain-containing protein: protein MVTPRVLITKEAEKVMDELREKYGELMFHQSGGCCDGSQPMCFEKGDFKIGSSDVCLGTIAGCEFWMSKDQFEYWKHTQLEVDVTNGRGSSFSLEIPMGKRFFVKSHLFSEGEAANLSPLTYLED from the coding sequence ATGGTTACGCCCAGAGTTTTAATTACAAAGGAAGCCGAAAAGGTAATGGATGAGTTGAGGGAAAAATATGGTGAATTGATGTTTCACCAAAGCGGAGGATGTTGCGATGGTTCTCAACCCATGTGTTTCGAAAAAGGAGACTTCAAAATAGGAAGTAGTGATGTGTGCTTGGGCACCATTGCGGGTTGTGAATTCTGGATGAGCAAAGATCAATTTGAATATTGGAAACACACCCAGCTTGAAGTTGATGTTACGAATGGGAGAGGTTCTAGCTTTTCATTAGAAATCCCAATGGGTAAAAGGTTTTTCGTTAAATCACATCTTTTTTCTGAAGGGGAAGCAGCCAACCTTTCTCCTTTGACTTATCTTGAAGATTAA